A single Aulosira sp. FACHB-615 DNA region contains:
- a CDS encoding methyl-accepting chemotaxis protein → MATSRTGKTANSKSPTENNQTTTDIQLQPLLAALKAAKNGDFTVRLAVTDDGLGEIATVFNEWVSLNHNVSNEVARIATEIGTEGKLGSQAVVKGAKGAWQELINNINQMSANISEQIKSIQEVTLVVTQGNLSQHIAAENAGEFQQLTENANQMISRLRSSIKQMADVATAVASSAEELTAVSKEMTENAKQTAEQATSASASAEQVNQNSITVVTAVEEMDASIREIAKTVAEGAKVANQAVKTADRTNETIDKLGQSSIEIGKVIKVITSIAQQTNLLALNATIEAARAGDAGRGFAVVANEVKELAKQTASATEDISQRIEAIQTDTKGAMTAISQITEIIQQINDLQSTIASAIEEQTATTNEIARNIAEAAKGTTDIAKSIGIVALNAQTTTIGASNTSAAANELARMAVDLQKIVTQFKY, encoded by the coding sequence ATGGCGACAAGTCGGACTGGGAAAACAGCCAACTCGAAATCTCCCACAGAAAACAATCAAACCACCACAGATATACAACTACAACCTTTATTAGCCGCACTCAAAGCCGCCAAAAATGGAGATTTCACAGTCCGTTTAGCAGTTACTGATGATGGTTTAGGTGAAATTGCCACAGTATTTAATGAATGGGTGAGTTTGAACCACAATGTCAGCAACGAAGTAGCACGCATCGCCACAGAAATTGGTACAGAAGGTAAATTAGGTTCTCAAGCCGTAGTCAAAGGTGCGAAAGGTGCTTGGCAAGAATTAATCAACAACATCAATCAAATGTCTGCAAATATCTCCGAGCAGATTAAAAGTATTCAAGAAGTTACCCTTGTGGTGACTCAAGGCAATTTATCCCAGCACATCGCAGCCGAAAATGCCGGAGAATTTCAGCAGCTCACGGAAAATGCCAATCAAATGATTAGTCGTCTGCGTTCTTCTATCAAGCAAATGGCAGATGTAGCCACAGCCGTTGCATCCTCGGCGGAAGAACTCACCGCAGTCAGCAAAGAAATGACAGAAAACGCCAAACAAACCGCCGAACAAGCAACTTCCGCCTCCGCCTCAGCCGAACAAGTCAATCAAAATAGCATTACAGTAGTGACAGCAGTAGAGGAAATGGATGCCAGCATTCGAGAAATTGCCAAAACCGTTGCTGAAGGTGCAAAAGTCGCCAACCAAGCCGTTAAAACCGCCGATCGCACCAATGAGACAATAGATAAGCTCGGTCAAAGTAGTATTGAAATTGGTAAAGTCATTAAAGTTATTACATCCATTGCCCAGCAAACCAACTTACTCGCACTCAACGCCACCATCGAAGCCGCTAGAGCCGGGGATGCAGGGAGAGGATTTGCCGTCGTCGCCAACGAAGTCAAAGAACTCGCCAAACAAACCGCCAGCGCCACTGAAGATATTAGTCAACGCATTGAAGCCATTCAAACTGATACCAAAGGGGCAATGACAGCCATCAGTCAAATTACTGAGATTATCCAGCAAATTAATGACCTACAAAGCACCATTGCCAGTGCTATAGAAGAACAAACAGCAACCACCAACGAAATTGCCCGCAACATAGCCGAAGCCGCCAAAGGCACCACAGATATTGCCAAAAGTATCGGCATTGTCGCCCTGAATGCTCAAACCACCACCATTGGAGCCAGTAACACTTCCGCCGCCGCCAACGAATTAGCCCGGATGGCTGTAGATTTGCAAAAAATTGTCACGCAGTTTAAGTATTGA
- a CDS encoding chemotaxis protein CheW, producing the protein MVEQQLCTFWLNKTYFGIDVRHVQEVIRPQAITPVPLTPPDICGLINLRGQIITVIDLQQRLDMGEPARRNLQPEASPGFNIVVSSDHEIVSLLVDDVGDVLEFPENTFQPPPASLKGKMRDILAGAYPLAAGFLLVVDTEKILNVKII; encoded by the coding sequence GTGGTTGAACAACAACTCTGCACTTTTTGGTTAAATAAAACTTACTTTGGCATTGATGTGCGCCATGTTCAAGAAGTCATTCGTCCCCAAGCCATAACTCCTGTACCTTTAACACCGCCAGATATTTGTGGATTAATTAACTTGCGTGGACAAATTATTACTGTCATCGATTTGCAACAACGCTTAGATATGGGTGAACCTGCTAGGCGGAACCTTCAACCAGAAGCATCGCCGGGGTTTAATATCGTTGTATCTTCTGATCATGAGATAGTGAGTTTACTGGTTGATGATGTTGGCGATGTCTTAGAGTTTCCCGAAAACACCTTTCAACCCCCACCCGCCAGCTTAAAAGGTAAAATGCGTGACATACTGGCGGGAGCTTACCCACTAGCAGCAGGGTTTTTGTTAGTTGTTGACACTGAAAAAATTCTCAACGTTAAAATTATTTAG
- a CDS encoding chemotaxis response regulator protein-glutamate methylesterase, with product MPKIRVLVVDDAVLVRSRVSKILSSDPQLEVVGVAANGRIALGRIPQVNPDVILLDVEMPDMNGLETLSALRPIYPHLPVIMFSTSTYAGAAATLEALSLGASDYATKPSNLGSVEAANEHIRQELIPKIKLFGARMAALSPTHQSSGVVLPIPSKKAPVNVVAIGVSTGGPNALAELLSKISADFPVPILIVQHMPPMFTKLLAERLSSKCQLPVREGVDGVELAAGQVWLAPGDFHLIVQREGTKVRLAIHQAPPENSCRPSVDVLLRSVAQVYGAGAIAVMLTGMGQDGLHGCQCIREFGGQVLAQDEASSVVWGMPGFVVNAGLANQVVPLEQMADEIIQRVNSVPRSGLL from the coding sequence ATGCCAAAAATTCGGGTATTAGTTGTGGATGATGCGGTATTGGTTCGCAGTCGCGTCAGTAAAATTTTATCCAGTGATCCGCAATTAGAGGTAGTGGGAGTGGCGGCGAATGGTCGCATTGCCTTGGGCAGAATTCCGCAAGTCAACCCTGATGTTATTCTCTTAGATGTGGAAATGCCCGATATGAACGGTTTAGAAACTCTGTCCGCCCTCCGTCCAATATATCCCCACCTACCAGTAATTATGTTCAGCACCTCCACATACGCTGGTGCGGCTGCTACTTTAGAAGCTCTTTCTTTGGGTGCTTCAGATTATGCCACCAAACCCAGTAATCTGGGGAGTGTGGAGGCTGCCAATGAACATATCCGCCAAGAATTAATTCCCAAAATTAAGTTATTTGGCGCAAGAATGGCGGCATTATCCCCGACTCATCAAAGTTCTGGTGTTGTTCTGCCCATCCCTAGCAAAAAAGCACCAGTAAATGTGGTAGCAATTGGAGTTTCAACCGGAGGGCCGAATGCACTAGCTGAATTACTGAGTAAGATATCTGCCGATTTTCCAGTTCCAATTTTGATTGTCCAGCACATGCCACCGATGTTTACAAAGTTACTAGCTGAAAGATTATCTTCTAAGTGTCAACTTCCTGTCAGGGAAGGAGTTGATGGTGTGGAATTAGCTGCTGGCCAGGTATGGTTAGCACCAGGAGATTTCCATCTGATTGTGCAACGGGAGGGAACAAAGGTGCGTTTAGCCATTCATCAAGCACCCCCAGAAAATTCCTGTCGCCCTTCAGTGGATGTCTTATTGCGTTCAGTTGCCCAAGTTTACGGTGCAGGTGCGATCGCAGTTATGCTGACAGGTATGGGTCAAGATGGCTTACATGGCTGTCAGTGTATCCGAGAATTTGGCGGACAAGTACTAGCCCAAGACGAAGCTAGTAGTGTGGTTTGGGGAATGCCCGGTTTTGTGGTGAATGCTGGACTGGCAAATCAAGTTGTTCCCCTTGAACAAATGGCAGATGAAATTATCCAGCGTGTCAATTCTGTTCCCAGGTCAGGTCTGTTATGA